A section of the Triticum dicoccoides isolate Atlit2015 ecotype Zavitan chromosome 7A, WEW_v2.0, whole genome shotgun sequence genome encodes:
- the LOC119327628 gene encoding serine carboxypeptidase II-2 produces the protein MSGASGPLAVLLLVLVAAVSASSTGKGESWRAEQERDRVPRVPGQAFNASFAHYAGYVTVSEERGAALFYWFFEAAHDPASKPLVLWLNGGPGCSSIAFGLGEEVGPFHVNADGKGVHMNPYSWNQVANILFIDSPVGVGYSYSNTSADILSNGDERTAKDSLVFLTKWLERFPQYKEREFYLTGESYAGHYVPQLAQAIKRHHEATGDKTINLKGYMVGNALTDDFHDHYGIFQYMWTTGLISDQTYKLLNIFCDFESFVHSSPQCDKILDIASTEAGNIDSYSIFTPTCHSSFASSRNKVVKRLRSVGKMGEQYDPCTEQHSIVYFNLHEVQKVLHVNPVIGKSKWETCSEVINTNWKDCERSVLHIYHELIQYGLRIWMFSGDTDAVIPVTSTRYSIDALKLPTVIPWHAWYDDDGEVGGWTQGYKGLNFVTVRGAGHEVPLHRPKQALTLIKSFLAGSPMPVLSDLRSDM, from the exons ATGTCGGGCGCCTCCGGGCCCCTGGCCGTTCTGCTCCTCGTCCTCGTCGCGGCCGTCTCCGCGTCGTCGACGGGGAAGGGGGAGTCTTGGCGGGCGGAGCAGGAGCGGGACCGGGTGCCGCGGGTGCCGGGGCAGGCGTTCAACGCCAGCTTCGCGCACTACGCGGGCTACGTCACCGTCAGCGAGGAGCGCGGCGCCGCGCTCTTCTACTGGTTCTTCGAGGCCGCGCACGACCCGGCCTCCAAGCCGCTCGTGCTCTGGCTCAACGGAG GGCCTGGTTGCTCATCAATCGCTTTTGGTCTCGGGGAAGAAGTGGGTCCTTTCCATGTCAATGCCGACGGAAAGGGTGTGCATATGAATCCTTACTCTTGGAACCAAG TTGCAAATATCTTGTTCATTGATTCACCGGTTGGCGTTGGTTATTCATATTCAAACACCTCTGCTGATATTTTAAGCAATGGGGATGAGAGGACTG CCAAGGATTCGTTGGTGTTCCTAACAAAGTGGCTTGAACGATTTCCTCAATACAAGGAGCGTGAATTTTATTTAACCGGAGAGAGTTATGCTG GACACTACGTTCCTCAGTTGGCTCAAGCCATAAAGAGGCACCACGAGGCCACTGGAGACAAAACAATCAATCTCAAGGGTTATATG GTGGGAAATGCCCTGACTGATGATTTCCATGACCACTATGGAATATTTCAATATATGTGGACCACTGGCTTGATTTCTGATCAAACATACAAGCTACTGAACATTTTCTGTGATTTCGAGTCCTTTGTGCATTCATCTCCACAGTGCGATAAGATTCTTGACATTGCTAGCACTGAAGCTGGGAACATTGATTCATATAGCATCTTCACACCTACTTGTCATTCATCTTTTGCCTCCTCAAGGAACAAAGTGGTGAAAAGGCTTCGG TCTGTTGGAAAAATGGGAGAGCAATATGATCCATGCACTGAACAACATTCAATCGTATATTTCAATCTGCATGAGGTGCAGAAGGTACTTCATGTTAATCCGGTCATTGGCAAATCTAAGTGGGAGACCTGCAG TGAAGTTATTAACACCAACTGGAAGGACTGTGAAAGATCTGTACTGCATATCTATCATGAACTTATTCAATATGGGCTTCGTATATGGATGTTCAG TGGAGACACAGATGCAGTAATTCCAGTAACATCAACTAGATACAGCATTGATGCCCTCAAGCTTCCAACAGTGATCCCGTGGCATGCTTGGTATGATGATGATGGCGAG GTTGGTGGCTGGACCCAAGGGTACAAGGGTCTCAACTTTGTGACAGTAAGGGGTGCAGGTCACGAGGTTCCTCTTCATCGTCCCAAGCAGGCTCTTACGCTCATCAAATCATTCTTGGCCGGGAGCCCAATGCCTGTGCTGTCTGATCTACGCAGCGATATGTAA